In one Thunnus maccoyii chromosome 12, fThuMac1.1, whole genome shotgun sequence genomic region, the following are encoded:
- the LOC121909084 gene encoding vicilin-like seed storage protein At2g18540 has translation MSISRFRSFSRSSATMARRESRASRDYNRGMEKMRKHMEAEMQEKEEKLRTAAKIMVLKEMESWRSDREQLLDERKTMQKNLSVTEEEKRKLKSDVQEEKDKNRNREEEIWSFHCQLSTQKEKYDSANALWWRKLHEVLEKAAGAIKKRDEQVIFLERSLHAEKEDTERKRTSVEEESSRLESVKESWRQKVSQLEDTHPLTQL, from the exons ATGTCTATCTCACGTTTTAGATCATTTTCAAGATCATCAGCCACCATGGCaagaagagagagcagagcCAGCAGG GACTACAACAGAGGGATGGAGAAGATGAGGAAACACATGGAGGCTGAGATGcaggagaaggaagaaaagtTGAGGACTGCTGCTAAGATCATGGTCCTAAAGGAGATGGAGTCCTGGAGAAGTGACAGAGAGCAACTTCTGGATGAGAGGAAGACCATGCAGAAGAATCTCTCTgtcactgaagaagaaaagaggaagttgAAGAGTGACGTTCAGGAGGAAAAAGAcaagaacagaaacagagaagaagagatctGGTCTTTTCACTGCCAGCTCTCTactcagaaagaaaaatatgactCCGCCAATGCTCTCTGGTGGAGGAAGCTGCATGAAGTGCTGGAGAAGGCAGCAGGGGCAATCAAAAAGAGAGATGAGCAGGTCATCTTTCTTGAACGGAGCCTCCATGCTGAGAaagaagacacagagaggaagagaaccTCTGTTGAGGAAGAGTCCAGCAGGTTGGAGAGCGTGAAAGAAAGCTGGCGGCAAAAAGTCAGCCAGCTTGAAGACACTCACCCTCTAACtcaactctaa